In one Coccinella septempunctata chromosome 6, icCocSept1.1, whole genome shotgun sequence genomic region, the following are encoded:
- the LOC123314749 gene encoding F-box/LRR-repeat protein 7-like — translation MTRKRKSKTDCRGKVPTKKLRSSCYFDDLPQEIIVHIFSFLPGIEISKNISLVCKKWNEIAGTPSLWKSIQADQQVPTSILLKWLQNSPLLQEIHLSHRNDTDEIVRAIGRCSRNLQFIKIVDCWGSKKSMCIRSKNLCDLLKKCRRLDTFHFSGVKILSCKFFQLLSTRKCCGRKKKSCSYYGPVNSKQMKALLESLSKTEVYGGASVAAAKKKIFIDLDNNSMNNFESLWRDIVSDGGVINEVDDATDANL, via the coding sequence ATGACGAGAAAGAGAAAATCCAAGACGGATTGCAGGGGCAAAGTCCCCACCAAAAAACTCCGGTCGTCCTGCTACTTCGACGACCTACCCCAAGAAATCATAGTGCACATATTCTCCTTCCTGCCGGGCATCGAAATATCCAAGAACATATCCCTCGTGTGCAAGAAGTGGAACGAGATTGCAGGGACTCCTTCTTTGTGGAAATCCATCCAGGCGGATCAGCAAGTCCCCACTAGTATCCTGCTGAAATGGCTTCAGAATTCTCCCCTTCTTCAGGAAATCCATTTGTCGCACAGGAACGACACCGACGAGATTGTTCGGGCCATCGGGAGATGCTCCAGGAACCTCCAGTTCATAAAGATCGTCGATTGTTGGGGTTCCAAGAAGAGCATGTGCATCAGGAGCAAGAACCTCTGCGATCTGCTGAAGAAATGTCGTAGATTGGACACTTTTCACTTCAGTGGCGTCAAAATACTCTCTTGTAAATTTTTCCAGTTGCTATCAACCAGGAAATGTTGCGGGCGTAAAAAGAAATCTTGCAGTTACTACGGTCCGGTGAACAGTAAACAGATGAAGGCCCTGTTGGAATCGCTGAGTAAAACTGAAGTTTACGGAGGAGCCTCAGTGGCTGCGGCCAAGAAGAAGATCTTTATTGATCTCGATAATAACAGTATGAACAACTTCGAGAGCCTTTGGAGAGACATCGTGAGCGATGGGGGTGTTATTAATGAGGTTGACGATGCTACAGATGCTAATCTGTAG